A genomic window from Leishmania panamensis strain MHOM/PA/94/PSC-1 chromosome 5 sequence includes:
- a CDS encoding GTPase, putative (TriTrypDB/GeneDB-style sysID: LpmP.05.0450): MGKPGKKAGKGLLTPTNPNRRTDPNKTSLRDQRTIKRLKMYKSKIKRDEKGNIIKGSVLTASDRIEKQMARIAPDRRWFGNTRTIGQEALQKFREEMGAKYRDPYSVIIKQSKLPLSLLEEPKNTDGSIRKEMVWDKTFGDKANRKRVRLNAVDMSALATEANVKGDNYDCNKKEKDRDLMKGVHKDRNDKTRNGILMTKGQSNRIWCELYKVIDSSDVVLYVVDARDPMGTRSAFLEDFMRREKIYKHFVLVLNKCDLVPLWATARWLQILSKDYPTIAFHASVNHPFGKGNVISLLRQFARLHNVTHRGNKRTKTPISVGVIGYPNVGKSSLINTLRRKSVCKVAPIPGETKVWQYVALTRSIFLIDCPGVVYDRESNNDVQAVLKGVVRVERLGNADKTDVVDTVLKIVKHRDIVATYSVKEWRDVVDFLEKLAKLRGKLVAGGEPDVEAAARMVLYDWQRGRLPWFNAPPFESNKHYRDATEQPQAKQMKLIEHYSSFNVVDDTMNNGDEEQEDDEASVADSSEETVNNTTDDAPVDRDSRVENEENEEKAIKPSKANKTEKLSTKKGRTQRSVGIGHEEMATVATYLREQEEKQRKVKQQEKRRAAREEQEGVEAFVADAEHESDDALWAQFLAAAKE; this comes from the coding sequence ATGGGCAAGCCAGGCAAAAAAGCCGGGAAGGGGCTCCTCACCCCCACCAACCCCAACCGGCGCACCGACCCAAACAAGACCAGTCTTCGAGATCAACGCACTATTAAGCGGCTGAAAATGTACAAGTCAAAAATCAAACGTGACGAAAAGGGCAACATTATCAAGGGAAGTGTGCTCACAGCATCTGATCGCATTGAGAAGCAGATGGCACGTATTGCACCTGACCGCCGCTGGTTTGGTAACACCCGGACCATCGGCCAGGAGGCACTTCAGAAATTCCGCGAAGAAATGGGAGCCAAGTACAGGGACCCGTACAGCGTCATCATCAAGCAATCCAAGTTGCCGCTGAGCCTTCTAGAAGAGCCGAAGAACACCGACGGAAGTATCCGCAAAGAAATGGTGTGGGACAAAACGTTTGGTGACAAGGCGAACCGCAAGCGTGTGCGACTCAATGCTGTGGATATGTCAGCCTTGGCCACAGAGGCTAACGTCAAGGGGGACAACTACGACTgcaacaaaaaagagaaggaccgCGATTTGATGAAGGGAGTGCACAAGGATCGCAACGATAAAACCAGGAACGGCATTTTGATGACCAAAGGTCAATCAAACCGAATTTGGTGCGAGCTGTATAAAGTGATTGACAGTTCGGACGTAGTGTTGTACGTCGTCGACGCGCGCGATCCAATGGGTACGCGAAGCGCTTTTCTGGAGGATTTCATGCGTCGCGAAAAAATATATAAACACTTTGTTCTGGTGTTAAACAAGTGCGATTTAGTCCCTCTGTGGGCAACAGCTCGCTGGCTCCAGATTCTCAGCAAGGATTATCCCACCATCGCCTTCCATGCCAGTGTAAATCATCCTTTCGGCAAAGGTAACGTCATTTCTTTGCTCCGGCAATTCGCGCGTCTGCACAACGTGACACACCGCGGCAACAAGCGCACCAAGACACCGATTTCGGTAGGTGTGATCGGTTACCCGAATGTAGGAAAGAGCTCGCTGATTAATACACTACGTCGTAAATCCGTCTGCAAAGTGGCGCCCATTCCTGGTGAGACAAAGGTGTGGCAGTATGTTGCGCTGACACGGAGTATCTTCCTCATTGACTGCCCCGGTGTGGTGTACGACCGCGAGTCAAACAACGATGTCCAGGCGGTGCTCAAGGgtgttgtgcgtgtggagcGTCTCGGAAATGCGGACAAGACAGATGTGGTGGACACCGTGTTGAAGATTGTCAAGCATCGCGATATTGTGGCCACATATAGCGTCAAAGAATGGCGTGATGTTGTTGATTTTCTCGAAAAGCTCGCAAAGCTACGCGGAAAGCTGGTCGCTGGAGGGGAGCCGGACGtggaagctgctgcgcgcatgGTCTTGTACGATTGGCAGCGCGGGCGTCTGCCGTGGTTTAACGCGCCGCCGTTCGAGTCCAATAAACACTACCGTGATGCAACTGAGCAGCCTCAGGCAAAACAAATGAAGTTGATTGAGCATTACAGCTCTTTTAACGTGGTTGATGACACCATGAATAATGGCGATGAAGAGCaggaagacgacgaggcTAGCGTAGCTGACAGCAGTGAGGAGACTGTGAATAACACGACTGACGATGCCCCAGTCGACAGAGATAGTCGAGTGGAGAacgaggagaacgaggagaaAGCGATCAAGCCTTCGAAGGCGAATAAGACAGAGAAACTCTCTACGAAGAAGGGACGCACACAGCGGTCAGTGGGGATCGGTCATGAGGAGATGGCAACAGTGGCCACGTATTTGCGtgagcaggaggagaaacaacGGAAAGTcaagcagcaggagaagcggAGAGCCGCGcgcgaggagcaggagggcgTGGAGGCTTTTGTAGCTGACGCCGAGCACGAGAGCGACGACGCGCTTTGGGCGCAATTCTTAGCCGCTGCCAAGGAGTAA
- a CDS encoding hypothetical protein (TriTrypDB/GeneDB-style sysID: LpmP.05.0440): MAEEGAMDIRLVLKGPNGEFKVDRDLYVIVHCDDGKYIEVSRNYTQQCPFIEEAEDEIPEFRFPAAVLEHLIRWAVHYGVEGHAASPMTRPCIYRDFSYVVTDQWDNDFFNQRLCSPLNQKHYLLTMTAAEQFGMQGLLDFMSIGLGCKLRSKDDSGIIHEVMGLDKETEITSEDLSDVSKDYPWFDDAVKATTKK; this comes from the coding sequence ATGGCTGAGGAAGGAGCTATGGATATTCGCCTGGTGCTGAAGGGCCCCAACGGCGAGTTCAAAGTGGACCGAGATCTTTATGTCATTGTCCATTGTGACGACGGCAAGTACATCGAGGTGTCGAGAAACTACACTCAGCAGTGCCCATTCATCGAGGAAGCCGAGGATGAGATCCCAGAGTTTCGCTTCCCAGCCGCAGTGCTGGAGCATCTTATCCGCTGGGCAGTGCACTACGGTGTAGAGGGCCATGCTGCTAGCCCGATGACCCGCCCATGCATTTACCGTGATTTCTCCTACGTTGTGACGGACCAGTGGGATAATGACTTCTTCAACCAACGACTTTGCTCTCCTCTGAATCAGAAGCATTACCTACTGACAATGACGGCGGCTGAGCAGTTCGGCATGCAGGGACTGCTCGATTTCATGTCCATCGGCCTTGGGTGCAAGCTCCGCAGCAAGGACGACAGCGGTATCATTCATGAGGTCATGGGCCTTGATAAAGAGACGGAAATCACGAGCGAGGATTTGTCCGATGTCTCGAAGGACTACCCTTGGTTTGATGATGCTGTAAAGGCCACAACGAAGAAATGA